The following proteins are encoded in a genomic region of Camelus ferus isolate YT-003-E chromosome 8, BCGSAC_Cfer_1.0, whole genome shotgun sequence:
- the LOC116665535 gene encoding uncharacterized protein LOC116665535 codes for MAMKVKCNKRRQSASLAAPPSARDSLVLAGPPSANYPAESSPVTTLAEESAVRPAAARGSLRARGASPELCGARARGAGRGRRRGRGGRREGPRQLQSRAAVRLHVTATQNRARPPSGILRVWEVSASSVPTIGAGGAPLTRGPVAAEELSSPPRDSERMARPPRRGHVAAPELLVSPAGTTLVFLSEAAISILFWLIQALSGPRCGDRELQVK; via the exons ATGGCAATGAAAGTAAAATGCAA TAAACGCAGACAGTCGGCTTCGCTCGCAGCCCCTCCGTCAGCCAGGGACAGCCTTGTCTTGGCTGGTCCTCCCTCCGCAAACTACCCAGCGGAAAGCTCCCCGGTGACGACCCTGGCAGAGGAAAG CGCGGTGCGCCCGGCGGCCGCCCGGGGCTCCCTGCGCGCACGCGGCGCCTCCCCGGAGCTCTGCGGGGcgcgggcgcggggcgcggggcgcgggcggaGGCGGGGGCgcggagggaggcgggaggggccCCGCCAGCTCCAGTCCCGGGCCGCGGTGCGCCTCCACGTCACCGCTACTCAAAACCGAGCACGTCCCCCGAGCGGTATTCTCCGCGTCTGGGAGGTCTCTGCATCCTCCGTTCCCACCATTGGGGCTGGCGGCGCCCCACTCACT cGCGGACCTGTCGCAGCCGAAGAGCTGTCATCTCCGCCCCGGGATTCAGAGCGGATGGCTCGCCCACCGCGGAGGGGGCACGTCGCAGCTCCCGAACTGCTGGTGTCCCCGGCTGGAACAACACTAGTTTTTCTCAGCGAGGCTGCAATTAGCATCTTGTTCTGGCTGATACAGGCTTTGTCAGGACCGCGGTGCGGCGACCGAG AACTTCAAGTGAAGTAA